A single Kwoniella bestiolae CBS 10118 chromosome 8, complete sequence DNA region contains:
- a CDS encoding ATP-dependent RNA helicase ROK1 — protein MASAFNLLTAGGAKFDKNRFKQDFELFGGKKDRKGKGKASVKPTDTNLRSLPHSLDFFGDHPNVQAKPATAHEESESDSDSDASSSSSSSSTKIAPPAQKITLNGPEPLPKSLHTNLPSLVSHPSASLSSREGEPILKALKQANIHSLWGVQCSVGGCLLEGKDTLCIAPTGSGKTLSYILPTLVKLRDPSRSLRSKEGERKGQGIRALVLVPTHDLAIQILNVTKAVTKGRSWRSMVLTKATEKAVCDSSPGSAVGIAEDSDEEGEAVEEEDEDGEEDGESDDESTGSVDEFAQPKSGNPTGLGIDFLIATPERLHHLLESKRISLASTQHVILDESDRLLSPDFLPQVEPILAACTSPTVQKCFLSATMPSGVEGIAKKWLRDEGVRVVVGVKDSAVTTVDQSLLYTGSESGKLLAFRNLLSTGSLPYPSLIFVQSIERADELYKNLILEGVKVDVVHGGKGKSKRDQAINNFRLGNVWMLVVTEVLARGMDFRGVKVVVNYDFPQTVQSYIHRIGRTGRAGRPGKAITFFNLEDGPYLRTIANVLRSSGCPVPEYMLDMKKPTKNQKRSLAKAPIKRKAIGGGGRDVGREEGRKRKMMKEASKRRKVKNDEE, from the exons ATGGCATCAGCATTCAATTTGCTCACCGCTGGGGGTGCCAAGTTCGACAAGAACAGGTTCAAGCAGGATTTCGAGCTTTTCGGAGGG AAAAAGGATCgtaaaggaaagggaaaagcTTCTGTCAAACCAACTGATACCAATCTCAGATCCCTACCCCATTCACTCGACTTCTTCGGTGATCATCCCAACGTCCAGGCCAAACCAGCTACTGCCCACGAAGAGTCCGAATCTGATTCCGACTCCGatgcatcctcatcctcttcctcctcatcgaccaAGATTGCCCCACCAGCCCAGAAGATAACGCTCAACGGGCCTGAACCATTACCCAAATCATTACATACCAACCTACCTTCCCTCGTTAGTCATCCATCcgcttccctctcttctcgGGAGGGCGAACCCATTCTCAAAGCTCTCAAACAGGCGAACATTCATTCATTGTGGGGTGTCCAGTGCTCTGTCGGTGGCTGTCTCCTCGAAGGTAAAGATACGTTGTGTATTGCTCCTACTGGTTCTGGAAAGACGCTGAGCTATATCTTACCTACGCTGGTGAAGCTTCGAGATCCATCAAGATCACTTAGAAGCAAAGAGGGCGAAAGAAAGGGACAGGGGATTAGAGCGTTGGTTTTGGTACCGACCCATGATCTGGCTATTCAGATCTTGAATGTGACGAAGGCTGTGACTAAGGGACGAAGTTGGAGGTCTATGGTTTTGACTAAAGCTACCGAGAAGGCAGTTTGCGATAGTTCGCCTGGAAGTGCTGTTGGGATTGCCGAAgatagtgatgaggagggagaagcagtagaagaagaagacgaggatggtgaggaagatggggaaagtgatgatgagtcgaCAGGAAGTGTGGATGAATTCGCACAACCCAAATCTGGGAACCCGACTGGACTGGGTATAGATTTCTTAATTGCCACGCCGGAGAGATTGCATCATTTGCTAGAATCGAAGAGGATATCGCTTGCTTC CACTCAGCATGTAATACTCGATGAATCCGATCGACTCCTGTCACCCGACTTCTTGCCACAGGTTGAACCTATCTTGGCAGCATGTACCAGCCCAACGGTCCAAAAGTGCTTCTTGTCAGCAACGATGCCATCGGGAGTAGAGGGGATAGCAAAGAAATGGctgagggatgaaggtgtgAGAGTGGTTGTCGGAGTCAA AGACTCTGCAGTCACCACAGTCGACCAATCACTACTCTACACAGGCTCCGAATCAGGTAAACTCCTCGCCTTCCGAAACCTCCTCTCGACAGGATCGTTGCCATACCCGTCCCTCATATTCGTCCAATCCATCGAGAGAGCAGACGAGCTGTACAAGAACCTCATACTGGAAGGTGTAAAAGTGGATGTCGTGCATGGTGGAAAGGGCAAATCCAAGAGAGATCAAGCGATAAATAATTTTAGATTGGGTAATGTTTGGATGTTGGTTGTTACAGAGGTTTTGGCTAGGGGAATGGACTTTAGGGGTGTCAAGGTGGTTGTGAATTATG ACTTCCCACAAACAGTCCAATCGTACATCCACAGAATCGGTCGTACAGGTCGAGCCGGCCGACCAGGCAAAGCCATAAcattcttcaacctcgaaGATGGACCGTACCTACGAACCATCGCCAACGTCCTTCGATCTAGTGGATGTCCTGTCCCAGAGTATATGCTGGATATGAAGAAACCTACCAAGAATCAGAAGAGGTCTTTGGCGAAAGCGCCAATCAAGAGGAAAGCCAtcggtggaggtgggagggatgtggggagagaagaggggaggaagaggaagatgatgaaggaggcTAGTAAgcggaggaaggtgaagaatgatgaggagtag